The following are from one region of the Parabacteroides timonensis genome:
- a CDS encoding type IV toxin-antitoxin system AbiEi family antitoxin domain-containing protein, protein MSNIISKYKETGRISIDQPVGYNTMKSRLYSWKKRGVLSHIRRGVYLPADIQNKYQIACNSVDNGCLAYHSALEFYMLQTQEFNWLYVHSSTPFRSFEYLNQRYVYKPLQFIYKPLVTKKDTGYPIKVTSISQTIIDCLNNIGLAGGIEELLFALIEVDPDSVIEEDMLECLKLYQKKSLYQRTGFILSKLQEQLNLSDMFFDICKKKMENTTSYLINPSRCDAYFKEWNVCAPKDVMKEIEKGVYYEL, encoded by the coding sequence ATGAGTAATATAATATCAAAATATAAAGAAACAGGTAGGATAAGCATAGATCAACCGGTAGGATATAACACCATGAAATCCCGTCTTTACAGCTGGAAAAAGCGGGGGGTGTTATCACATATTCGCCGGGGAGTATATTTGCCGGCTGACATACAGAACAAGTATCAGATAGCTTGCAATTCCGTTGATAACGGTTGCCTAGCTTATCATTCTGCATTGGAGTTCTATATGTTACAGACACAGGAATTTAACTGGCTTTATGTGCACAGTTCTACTCCCTTCCGGTCTTTTGAGTACCTGAACCAGCGTTATGTATATAAGCCTTTGCAGTTTATATACAAACCATTGGTTACAAAAAAAGATACCGGCTATCCTATCAAGGTTACATCAATCAGCCAAACCATAATTGACTGCTTAAACAATATAGGCTTAGCCGGTGGCATTGAAGAACTGTTATTTGCCTTAATCGAGGTTGATCCGGATTCCGTAATAGAAGAAGATATGTTAGAATGCCTGAAGCTATACCAAAAGAAAAGCCTGTATCAACGTACAGGATTCATCCTGTCCAAGCTTCAGGAACAACTAAACCTATCGGATATGTTCTTCGATATATGTAAAAAGAAGATGGAAAATACAACGAGTTACCTTATAAATCCTTCCCGTTGTGATGCCTATTTCAAGGAATGGAATGTATGTGCGCCTAAAGATGTAATGAAAGAAATAGAGAAAGGAGTATATTATGAGTTATGA
- a CDS encoding toprim domain-containing protein translates to MKVDFDKLKRDVSLPEFFLYLGWKFVSGSSNSSPKMSNGSDTVIIKKNSKDYYTYWDVHGEARGKTIIDLMQKHIYDQTGRMPSLREAGEAVQNYVNNKEVVLSQDSRFGVSNAKLDPNQLAFLNSQLKPYQGDFLQKRGITQDTLSSPVFSGVFTSREHRKDGKVYNNTCTRLINQNGFQGISQRGIRPEDGKSFKGISGNKYDSIVVSKHDKTRPIEHIYISESMIDAASHYQMKLLNTEKNILYISTEGNITQGQMGVIKLLLSKQNINNITDQVTYIFDNDSNGYKYALKLDTFLKGQELPNIEGLPVEELKDKVLQLPNVELSVNSDWNDDLQASISKGKECEFQDAIKKNDFTRIAGLKDEGYIPSPKIIDELKGSAPAPTMIAVQKIFGLPSDTPELSDIKLAQNDRQTIGINIEQAL, encoded by the coding sequence ATGAAAGTAGACTTTGACAAACTGAAAAGGGATGTTTCCCTTCCGGAGTTTTTTCTCTATTTAGGCTGGAAGTTTGTTTCCGGATCTTCCAACTCGTCCCCTAAGATGAGCAACGGATCCGATACCGTTATTATCAAGAAGAATAGTAAGGATTACTATACCTATTGGGACGTTCACGGAGAAGCACGAGGAAAGACTATCATAGATCTAATGCAGAAGCATATCTACGACCAGACCGGGAGAATGCCTAGCCTGCGAGAAGCCGGGGAAGCCGTTCAGAACTATGTAAACAATAAAGAAGTCGTATTATCTCAAGATAGCCGGTTTGGAGTTAGCAACGCAAAACTAGATCCTAATCAGCTGGCGTTCCTGAACAGCCAACTGAAACCCTATCAAGGGGATTTCTTGCAAAAGAGAGGAATTACTCAAGATACACTATCTTCACCGGTATTTTCCGGGGTATTCACCTCTAGGGAACACCGGAAAGATGGAAAAGTCTATAATAATACCTGTACCAGACTTATTAACCAAAACGGCTTTCAGGGTATTTCCCAAAGGGGGATAAGACCTGAAGACGGCAAGAGCTTCAAAGGCATATCAGGCAACAAATACGATAGTATCGTAGTGTCTAAGCATGACAAGACAAGACCAATAGAGCATATATATATCAGTGAAAGCATGATCGATGCTGCGTCCCATTATCAAATGAAGCTTCTGAATACCGAAAAGAACATCTTATATATCAGCACTGAAGGGAACATCACACAGGGACAAATGGGCGTTATAAAGCTGCTCCTGTCAAAGCAAAATATTAATAATATAACCGATCAGGTTACTTATATATTTGACAATGATAGCAACGGCTATAAATATGCGTTGAAGCTAGATACATTCTTAAAAGGTCAAGAGTTACCCAATATTGAAGGTCTGCCGGTTGAAGAACTGAAGGATAAAGTTCTTCAACTGCCTAACGTGGAGTTATCGGTAAACAGTGATTGGAACGATGATCTACAAGCATCCATATCAAAAGGCAAAGAATGTGAGTTCCAAGATGCCATAAAAAAAAACGATTTTACCCGGATCGCCGGGCTGAAGGATGAAGGGTATATCCCTTCCCCTAAAATAATAGACGAACTGAAAGGATCCGCACCGGCTCCAACGATGATAGCAGTCCAGAAGATCTTCGGTCTGCCCTCTGATACTCCCGAACTAAGCGACATAAAGCTAGCCCAAAATGATAGGCAAACAATCGGGATAAATATTGAGCAGGCATTATAA
- a CDS encoding helix-turn-helix transcriptional regulator yields the protein MNIKYEKYLSMEDVPAGKILDVILKKRNISQKRLAHMSNEYPQRICDYIKGERKFTIKASISIEKALNINIEGFFFKIQANHDIYTFIMKEERKKHPDLSKLSKGLFWDTRIDKINWIRNKEWVIQRAFEYGNDIEIKEIIRFYGIETIKQVIPNIKNKWNSNTRNDNYQKYIL from the coding sequence ATGAATATAAAATATGAAAAATACTTGTCAATGGAAGATGTTCCGGCAGGTAAGATATTGGATGTAATCCTTAAAAAAAGGAATATATCTCAAAAAAGGTTAGCGCATATGTCAAATGAATATCCGCAACGTATTTGTGACTATATAAAAGGGGAACGAAAATTCACTATAAAAGCCTCCATTTCAATAGAAAAAGCGTTAAACATAAACATTGAAGGCTTTTTCTTTAAAATACAAGCCAACCATGACATATATACCTTCATAATGAAAGAAGAGCGAAAGAAACATCCTGACTTATCTAAACTAAGTAAAGGATTATTTTGGGACACCCGAATAGATAAGATAAATTGGATAAGGAACAAGGAATGGGTTATACAACGGGCTTTTGAATATGGCAACGATATCGAGATCAAGGAGATTATTCGGTTCTATGGAATAGAAACCATAAAACAAGTCATTCCCAACATAAAAAACAAATGGAATAGTAACACAAGAAACGATAACTATCAAAAATACATTCTATGA
- a CDS encoding nucleotidyl transferase AbiEii/AbiGii toxin family protein encodes MNLHYETVSPLLKETLQKLVNSPIFKDFTLIGGTCLSLQLGHRRSIDIDLFTDIDYGTMNTKEMKEFIQRSFPYYENTDSLDTSALGYTLYMGDSPIDKIKVDFFYTEKFIFPIQEIDHIRIADIREIAAMKLSAITEEEPRQKDFWDIHELNEKYSFKDMIDWGIKRNEWSVTEEGILNGFQKIDSVKESPEGIDCFKGNYWSLVKDDLKEMVDQYLKEKDFSLAIKKNDFAQISFLKDEGYIPSPKIIDELKGSAPAPTMIAVQKIFGLPSDAPGLSNIKLAQSDSKELGLNIEKGI; translated from the coding sequence ATGAACTTACATTATGAAACTGTTTCTCCTTTATTAAAAGAAACTCTGCAAAAGCTTGTCAATAGTCCTATTTTTAAAGATTTCACGCTTATAGGTGGAACCTGTTTGAGCCTACAACTAGGACATCGAAGATCTATTGACATAGATTTATTCACTGATATAGATTATGGAACCATGAATACAAAAGAAATGAAAGAGTTTATTCAAAGGAGTTTTCCATATTACGAGAATACAGATTCTCTGGACACATCAGCTTTAGGATATACACTATACATGGGGGACTCCCCTATAGACAAAATTAAAGTCGATTTTTTCTATACTGAAAAATTTATTTTCCCCATACAAGAAATCGACCATATACGAATAGCAGACATACGGGAAATAGCAGCCATGAAACTATCTGCCATTACAGAAGAAGAACCAAGACAAAAAGACTTTTGGGATATCCACGAACTAAATGAAAAATATTCATTCAAAGATATGATCGACTGGGGAATAAAAAGGAACGAATGGAGTGTTACAGAGGAAGGTATATTAAATGGGTTTCAAAAAATAGATTCTGTAAAAGAATCACCTGAAGGAATAGATTGCTTCAAGGGTAACTACTGGTCATTAGTAAAAGATGATTTAAAAGAAATGGTAGATCAATATCTAAAAGAAAAAGACTTTTCTCTTGCCATAAAAAAAAATGACTTTGCACAGATCTCTTTCCTGAAGGATGAAGGGTATATCCCTTCCCCTAAAATAATAGACGAGCTGAAAGGATCCGCACCGGCTCCAACGATGATAGCAGTCCAGAAGATCTTCGGTCTGCCCTCTGACGCTCCCGGATTAAGCAACATTAAACTAGCCCAAAGCGATAGCAAAGAACTAGGATTAAACATAGAAAAAGGCATCTAA
- a CDS encoding winged helix-turn-helix domain-containing protein: METEKQIIGENAGKVWHAMKEIKMITIPELARQLDLSVESTAMAVGWLARENKIYIERREGLIIIHEESRFNFCFG, translated from the coding sequence ATGGAAACAGAAAAACAGATCATTGGTGAAAATGCCGGAAAGGTTTGGCACGCCATGAAAGAGATCAAAATGATTACAATCCCGGAACTGGCAAGACAACTCGATTTAAGCGTAGAAAGTACGGCTATGGCTGTCGGCTGGTTAGCCCGTGAGAACAAGATCTATATAGAACGAAGAGAAGGGCTGATAATCATTCATGAAGAGAGCCGTTTCAATTTCTGCTTCGGATAA
- a CDS encoding relaxase/mobilization nuclease domain-containing protein yields MIAEIQEPFVGEALNRKIDYQLKKIESGVARELYSSSGDSLINMYRNMSLVAGLNDRVKSPYIEFILSSPIGEDLPDEKFSEVAKEYLERMGYGDSCYTIIKNDDKDHRHVHILATTIDLNGLWISDSYSKGRSGKIMRELELKHGLEVMEKGKFSRNKTLGESQYRQYFFDTALHKALRSHNAKERVKDLLGQSETFKTINPDMTKAYTNAEWKIILGEDTYENMLDMLSKGKFFNPLLKDELLSVMDRLRRECGNVKEFRDRLEKEGYYMRLVSDKGKSHYVYGIPDRGFYLKDTALPESFRFGKLLFAGKQMTADEQKHYLYNQIFAILNGSSSYEDFKDRLAEHNINLIEHVNGKGIYGISFALTNVDTPEIFKSSDISRRLTYQNIQDFFQKEQNPEQGKEQERATPIDPVIVCYASNPHEWEKDLIYMYPVAMSMALDNGSGKHRKGDEDLPDNKKKKKRNKGLSY; encoded by the coding sequence ATGATAGCGGAGATACAAGAGCCGTTTGTAGGAGAAGCATTAAACCGCAAAATCGATTATCAGTTAAAGAAGATTGAAAGCGGTGTAGCTAGGGAATTATATAGTTCCTCTGGTGATTCTCTTATTAATATGTATCGTAATATGTCCCTTGTTGCTGGTCTGAATGATCGTGTGAAATCACCATATATAGAATTTATTCTTAGCAGCCCGATAGGGGAGGATCTTCCGGACGAAAAGTTTTCTGAAGTAGCGAAAGAATATTTAGAAAGAATGGGGTACGGTGATTCTTGCTACACAATCATAAAGAACGATGATAAAGACCATCGGCATGTACATATACTTGCCACTACGATAGACTTAAACGGATTGTGGATCTCTGATAGTTACAGCAAGGGACGTTCCGGAAAGATCATGCGAGAGCTAGAGCTTAAACATGGGCTTGAAGTTATGGAGAAAGGAAAGTTTTCCCGTAACAAGACGTTGGGAGAATCCCAGTACCGGCAATATTTCTTTGACACAGCTTTGCACAAGGCTTTGCGCAGCCATAACGCAAAAGAACGGGTGAAGGATCTTTTAGGGCAGTCGGAAACCTTTAAAACGATTAATCCTGATATGACTAAGGCTTATACTAATGCGGAATGGAAAATCATATTGGGGGAAGATACATACGAAAATATGTTAGATATGTTATCAAAAGGAAAGTTCTTTAATCCATTACTCAAGGACGAGTTGCTTTCCGTCATGGATCGTTTGCGTCGGGAATGCGGCAACGTGAAAGAGTTCCGGGATCGATTGGAAAAAGAAGGGTATTATATGCGTCTGGTATCGGACAAGGGGAAATCTCATTATGTATATGGCATTCCTGATAGGGGCTTTTATCTGAAAGATACAGCCCTTCCGGAATCGTTCCGGTTTGGGAAACTTTTGTTCGCCGGAAAACAGATGACCGCAGACGAGCAAAAGCATTACCTGTATAACCAGATCTTTGCAATTCTTAATGGTTCATCCAGCTATGAAGATTTTAAAGACCGGCTAGCGGAGCATAATATAAACCTGATCGAGCACGTCAACGGTAAAGGGATATACGGCATATCCTTTGCCCTTACAAATGTCGATACTCCGGAAATCTTTAAAAGCTCTGATATATCAAGGAGATTAACCTATCAGAACATACAAGACTTTTTCCAAAAAGAGCAGAATCCGGAACAGGGAAAAGAGCAGGAGAGAGCAACGCCCATCGATCCGGTTATCGTGTGTTATGCGAGTAATCCGCACGAGTGGGAGAAGGATCTTATCTATATGTACCCGGTTGCCATGTCAATGGCTTTAGATAACGGATCAGGGAAGCACCGGAAAGGTGATGAAGATCTTCCGGACAACAAGAAAAAGAAAAAGCGAAATAAAGGATTATCATATTAA